In a genomic window of Nitrosarchaeum sp.:
- a CDS encoding DegT/DnrJ/EryC1/StrS family aminotransferase, with the protein MAKKIKLFDPSVGTEEQRVTQQVLKSHFWASGAGIGHVKKFEDSFRKFIDSDDCVAVNSGTAALNLALSLMDLKGKEVIVPSLTFVATVNAILLNGGKPVFADVKHDTMCIDPHHIEKLITKKTKVILPVHYAGMPCDLDKIQQICKKNDLILIEDAAHASGAKFKGKRIGSHGDIVCFSFHPVKNLAMPTGGLIAINSEHQKMRDVLLARRWCGITNRNNFEYDVKEIGWNYYMNEISAAIGLIQLKKLDAMNRTRRQISKRYSKEINLERKMPFDENCSYHLYWVMVKNRKKFMEKMFNAGIETGIHYRPVHTMSLYKKNISLPITETAGKEIVSIPIHQNLSDAEVDRIIRIVNQNV; encoded by the coding sequence ATGGCTAAAAAAATTAAACTGTTTGATCCATCAGTTGGAACTGAAGAGCAACGTGTTACTCAACAGGTTCTAAAAAGTCATTTCTGGGCATCTGGAGCAGGTATAGGTCATGTTAAAAAATTTGAAGATTCATTTAGAAAATTCATTGACTCAGATGATTGTGTTGCAGTCAATAGTGGGACAGCCGCACTAAATCTTGCTTTATCATTAATGGATCTAAAAGGAAAAGAGGTAATAGTCCCATCACTTACGTTTGTTGCTACTGTAAACGCAATTCTTCTGAATGGTGGAAAACCAGTATTTGCTGATGTAAAACATGATACCATGTGTATTGATCCTCATCACATTGAAAAGCTAATTACCAAAAAAACCAAGGTAATCCTACCTGTTCATTATGCAGGAATGCCATGTGATTTAGACAAGATTCAGCAAATATGCAAAAAAAATGATCTTATACTGATTGAGGATGCTGCACATGCATCTGGAGCCAAATTTAAGGGCAAAAGGATTGGAAGTCATGGAGATATAGTATGTTTTAGTTTCCATCCAGTAAAGAATTTGGCAATGCCAACTGGCGGATTAATCGCAATAAATTCAGAACATCAAAAGATGAGAGATGTTTTGCTGGCACGTAGATGGTGTGGCATAACAAACAGAAATAATTTTGAATATGATGTAAAAGAGATTGGATGGAATTATTACATGAATGAGATTTCTGCAGCCATAGGTTTGATTCAGCTGAAAAAACTGGATGCCATGAACAGAACTAGACGACAAATATCCAAACGATATTCAAAAGAAATCAACTTGGAAAGAAAAATGCCTTTTGATGAAAATTGTAGCTATCATCTTTATTGGGTAATGGTGAAAAACAGAAAAAAATTTATGGAAAAAATGTTTAACGCAGGAATAGAGACAGGTATTCATTATAGACCTGTTCATACAATGTCTTTGTATAAAAAAAATATTTCATTACCCATTACAGAAACTGCAGGCAAGGAGATAGTTTCAATACCTATTCATCAAAATCTATCAGATGCAGAAGTTGACAGAATTATCAGAATAGTAAATCAAAACGTGTGA
- a CDS encoding NAD-dependent epimerase/dehydratase family protein: MKILVTGATGFIGSHLMKSLSRNNKVHGLSRSKKSQNIFQISLSDKQKLARHMKKNKYDMVIHLAASLEESTPFDMFVKNCVSTANILECCAETNVSKVIFSSSQLVYGKSTYLPIDEDHPKNPINNYALSKLIGEEICKMYHNTYDLSIQILRLSSVYGPGQSSKYIIPTMMIKSVNNKDIEIHRYKNGFQLMDFVHVKDVCKAISLACKSKSKFGIYNIASGKPITANDIADKLSQVTRIRTINIDREANHLFYDISKAKRELDFTPSIPLDKKTLKEMHKNIVSKYDFL; the protein is encoded by the coding sequence ATGAAAATTCTTGTTACTGGTGCAACAGGTTTTATTGGTTCACACCTGATGAAGTCTTTGTCAAGAAACAACAAGGTTCACGGTCTGTCCCGTTCTAAAAAATCACAAAATATTTTTCAAATTTCATTATCTGACAAACAAAAACTTGCTAGACATATGAAGAAAAACAAATATGATATGGTAATTCATTTAGCAGCCTCTCTTGAAGAAAGCACACCATTTGACATGTTCGTCAAAAACTGTGTTAGCACTGCAAATATTTTGGAATGTTGTGCAGAAACTAATGTTTCAAAAGTAATTTTTTCATCCTCACAGCTAGTATATGGCAAATCAACATATCTGCCAATTGATGAAGATCATCCCAAAAATCCAATAAATAATTACGCTTTATCCAAATTGATCGGCGAAGAAATATGCAAAATGTATCACAATACATATGATCTCTCAATCCAAATTTTACGTTTATCATCAGTATATGGTCCAGGTCAATCTTCCAAATACATCATACCTACTATGATGATAAAGAGTGTAAACAACAAAGACATTGAAATCCATCGTTACAAAAATGGGTTTCAACTAATGGATTTTGTTCATGTTAAGGATGTATGCAAAGCTATCTCCCTAGCTTGCAAGTCTAAATCAAAATTTGGTATCTATAATATTGCATCTGGCAAGCCCATAACTGCAAATGACATAGCCGATAAACTTTCCCAAGTTACTAGAATACGTACAATTAACATAGACAGAGAAGCTAATCATCTTTTTTATGATATTTCTAAAGCAAAAAGAGAACTTGACTTTACACCATCTATTCCACTGGATAAAAAAACACTAAAAGAAATGCATAAAAACATCGTTTCAAAGTATGACTTTCTTTAA
- a CDS encoding alkaline phosphatase family protein gives MKKLIVINVVGLTKNSINSISLPNMSKIFTDGFCSSMIPSFPAVTCSIQSSITSGHYPADHGIISNGFYDRDTKQVSFWEQYDSLVQKPRIWDILKKTNPKLKTAVLFWQNSLYTNSDFIITPKPIHLEDQTIMWCYSKPLNYYEEVAQHLGEFDLKWYWGPFASIKSSQWIINASMYTIKKHRPDLVLVYLPHLDYSAQKHGPQSNEFKQSLIEIDNMIGNLIDFLDANEFGNEYEIMIHSEYGFNEVNYSLSPNILLRQNGLLSTRNILGKEYIDFENSNAFAMVDHQIAHIFIKPGHDDAVTSIFKKEKSIAKILDKESQIKLNINHTRSGELILYAKNDCWFNYYWWENENLAPSFTFNVDIHRKPGYDPLELFFDPTTKRISHDTSLIKGSHGVFDSKNTDALPIFGMSIKPKKETNIIDISQIAPTILKFFNCSYDLPNDSIL, from the coding sequence ATGAAAAAATTAATTGTGATTAATGTTGTAGGATTGACAAAAAATTCAATTAACAGTATCTCGCTTCCTAACATGTCAAAAATTTTTACTGATGGGTTTTGCTCTTCGATGATTCCTTCTTTTCCTGCAGTAACGTGCAGTATCCAGTCTTCAATTACTTCAGGACATTATCCTGCAGATCATGGCATCATTTCAAATGGTTTCTATGATCGAGATACAAAACAGGTTTCGTTCTGGGAACAGTATGACAGTTTAGTTCAAAAGCCAAGAATCTGGGATATTTTAAAGAAGACAAACCCCAAATTAAAAACAGCTGTACTTTTCTGGCAAAATTCTCTTTACACAAATTCTGACTTTATCATTACTCCAAAGCCGATTCATCTTGAAGACCAAACTATAATGTGGTGTTATTCAAAACCTCTCAATTACTATGAGGAAGTTGCCCAGCATCTAGGCGAATTTGATCTCAAATGGTATTGGGGACCATTTGCATCCATCAAGTCTAGCCAGTGGATAATTAATGCATCAATGTATACAATAAAAAAACATAGACCTGATCTAGTCCTTGTATATCTACCTCATTTGGATTATTCTGCACAAAAGCATGGCCCTCAAAGTAATGAATTCAAACAGAGTTTAATTGAGATTGATAATATGATTGGGAATTTGATAGATTTTCTTGATGCCAATGAGTTTGGCAATGAATATGAGATAATGATTCACTCTGAATATGGATTTAATGAAGTGAATTACTCTTTGTCCCCAAACATACTTTTACGTCAAAATGGATTACTTTCCACTCGAAATATACTGGGAAAAGAATACATTGATTTTGAAAACAGTAATGCATTTGCAATGGTTGATCATCAGATAGCACATATTTTTATAAAACCTGGTCATGATGATGCCGTTACTTCAATTTTTAAAAAAGAAAAAAGCATTGCAAAAATTCTTGATAAAGAATCTCAAATAAAATTAAACATAAATCATACAAGAAGCGGTGAGTTGATTTTATACGCAAAGAATGACTGCTGGTTCAATTATTACTGGTGGGAAAATGAAAATCTTGCACCCTCATTTACTTTTAATGTTGATATCCATCGAAAACCTGGATATGATCCACTTGAATTGTTTTTTGATCCAACAACTAAAAGAATTTCTCATGATACTTCATTGATCAAAGGTTCTCATGGTGTGTTTGATAGTAAAAATACTGACGCTTTACCTATATTTGGAATGTCTATTAAACCAAAGAAAGAAACTAATATTATAGATATTTCTCAAATAGCGCCCACCATATTGAAATTCTTCAACTGTAGTTATGATCTTCCAAATGATTCAATCTTGTAA
- a CDS encoding sugar phosphate isomerase/epimerase family protein, whose product MKLSFSTNAYRNYSVEDSIRSISSVGYTAIELMCDTPHAFPPLSAEKIDSIKKTLQENQMEISNLNGFMMCAVNDFHHPSWIEENQKDRNIRIQHTKYCIELASKLGAKTVSTEPGGPLLGLSEKKGLELFYDGLNEVIPVAEKNNVKLLIEPEPGLLIENSSQFLNFMSRFNTKYLGLNFDVGHFFCVGEKPDELIKTLADFISHIHLEDIAESREHKHLIPGHGAIDLKKVFDTISDIDYKNYITIELYPYLDNPENAAKEAMQFMNSLNLK is encoded by the coding sequence ATGAAATTATCCTTTAGCACAAATGCATATCGAAATTATTCTGTTGAAGATAGCATTCGTTCAATTTCTTCTGTAGGATATACTGCAATTGAATTGATGTGTGATACACCACATGCATTTCCTCCGTTGTCTGCTGAAAAAATAGATTCAATTAAAAAAACACTACAAGAAAATCAAATGGAGATTTCCAACTTAAATGGATTTATGATGTGTGCTGTAAATGATTTTCATCATCCATCATGGATTGAAGAAAACCAAAAAGATCGCAATATTCGAATACAACATACCAAATATTGCATTGAATTAGCCTCAAAACTTGGCGCAAAAACGGTTTCTACAGAACCTGGGGGGCCGCTTTTGGGATTATCTGAAAAAAAAGGACTGGAATTATTTTATGATGGCTTAAATGAAGTAATTCCTGTAGCAGAAAAAAACAATGTAAAACTTTTGATCGAACCTGAACCTGGACTGCTGATAGAAAACTCCTCACAATTTCTAAATTTTATGTCTCGCTTTAACACTAAATATCTTGGTCTAAATTTTGACGTGGGTCATTTTTTTTGTGTAGGTGAAAAACCAGATGAGTTAATTAAAACACTTGCAGATTTCATATCGCACATTCATCTAGAAGACATTGCAGAATCACGAGAACACAAACATTTGATCCCTGGTCACGGTGCAATTGATCTCAAAAAAGTTTTTGATACAATTAGTGATATTGATTATAAAAATTACATCACAATCGAATTATATCCTTATCTAGACAATCCAGAAAACGCAGCTAAAGAGGCAATGCAGTTTATGAATTCTCTTAATCTGAAATGA
- a CDS encoding alcohol dehydrogenase catalytic domain-containing protein has protein sequence MKCVRKDQASGVNLVDVTEPVCGDNDVLIKMRSCGICGSDLGNIFGDSCRSSSKLGHEVAGIIVKKGSNVKEFELNDRVFVHHHAPCNNCHYCKHGNQTMCEKYIECLEPCGMSEKFLVPEWNIRHESLIKIPDTMSFEEASLIEPLACCIRAWKKLSFSKNDSVLIFGVGPIGVMHAMLAKHYGFGKIFCVDVNEFRLNFCKEANIGIPLKGDESNISEKISTHTSDLDLIIIATSQTEVFHSTINLVRKGGTILLFGEPSKECNLKTNLSEIYSKEISIIPSYAASTNEIRESFEIINNKSINVRQLVTHKVPIQDITKALNYARSGDGVMKVIITNE, from the coding sequence ATGAAATGCGTTAGAAAAGATCAAGCGTCGGGAGTTAATCTTGTAGATGTCACAGAGCCAGTGTGTGGAGATAATGACGTATTAATAAAAATGAGATCATGTGGAATCTGCGGATCAGACTTGGGAAACATATTTGGTGATTCATGCAGATCATCATCTAAGCTTGGTCATGAAGTTGCAGGAATCATTGTAAAAAAAGGCAGTAACGTGAAAGAATTTGAATTAAACGATAGAGTGTTTGTACACCACCATGCTCCTTGCAATAACTGTCATTATTGCAAACATGGTAATCAAACTATGTGTGAAAAATATATTGAATGTTTAGAGCCTTGCGGGATGTCTGAAAAATTTTTGGTTCCTGAATGGAATATCAGACATGAAAGTTTAATTAAAATTCCAGATACCATGAGTTTTGAGGAAGCGTCACTAATTGAACCGCTGGCATGTTGTATTAGGGCTTGGAAGAAACTTTCTTTCTCAAAAAATGATTCAGTATTGATATTTGGGGTGGGACCGATTGGCGTCATGCACGCAATGTTGGCAAAACACTATGGTTTTGGGAAGATTTTTTGTGTAGACGTTAATGAATTTCGATTAAATTTCTGCAAAGAGGCAAATATTGGAATTCCATTAAAAGGAGATGAATCAAACATTAGTGAAAAAATCAGTACACATACAAGTGATTTGGATTTGATTATAATTGCCACTTCACAGACAGAGGTTTTTCATAGTACAATTAATTTAGTAAGAAAGGGAGGCACCATTCTTTTATTTGGTGAACCTAGCAAAGAATGTAATTTAAAGACTAATTTAAGTGAGATATACTCTAAAGAGATTTCAATTATACCAAGTTATGCTGCTTCAACAAACGAGATAAGAGAATCATTTGAAATTATAAATAATAAATCAATCAACGTCAGACAGTTAGTAACACACAAAGTTCCCATTCAGGACATCACAAAAGCTCTGAATTATGCTAGATCAGGAGATGGTGTGATGAAAGTGATAATTACAAATGAGTAA
- a CDS encoding sugar phosphate isomerase/epimerase family protein: protein MKTGFSTNAFTEKSMLHGIDTVSDIGYDGVELVLDVPHAFLPLNKKYLSEIKNCIKKNKIEIANLNANTVVGWYDNNTIIEKFEPSLSNKNEKLRQWRLNYTKKAIELADELESPSICLTSGISTKSEKQTCLHTFKKSLIELASFAETKNISIAIEYEPGLLIENSDDVYHIVSQFNNVGLNLDVCHAAVLGEDISKIIKKFRKKIIHTHISDCKNNIHFHLIPGLGSINFSAMYRSLKEINYEGFLTAELYTYSKNPEYAAKITFTYLKNLMLNHVY from the coding sequence TTGAAGACTGGCTTTAGCACAAACGCATTTACTGAAAAATCGATGTTACATGGTATAGATACCGTATCTGATATTGGATATGACGGAGTAGAACTTGTTCTTGATGTGCCTCACGCTTTCTTGCCATTAAATAAAAAATACTTGTCTGAAATAAAAAATTGCATTAAAAAAAATAAAATTGAGATAGCAAATCTAAATGCCAATACCGTGGTAGGCTGGTATGACAACAATACTATAATAGAAAAATTTGAACCGTCACTTTCAAACAAAAACGAAAAACTTAGACAATGGAGATTAAATTACACTAAAAAAGCAATCGAACTAGCTGACGAACTAGAATCTCCTAGCATATGCCTCACTTCAGGAATTTCAACTAAATCCGAAAAACAAACTTGTCTGCATACTTTTAAAAAATCTTTAATCGAACTTGCATCATTTGCAGAGACAAAAAATATTTCAATAGCAATAGAATACGAACCAGGATTGTTAATTGAGAACTCCGATGATGTATATCATATTGTTTCTCAGTTCAATAACGTTGGATTAAATCTTGATGTGTGTCATGCAGCTGTTTTAGGCGAGGACATATCTAAAATTATCAAAAAATTTCGGAAAAAAATCATTCATACTCACATAAGTGACTGCAAGAACAATATTCACTTTCATCTAATTCCTGGTTTGGGCAGCATCAACTTTTCTGCTATGTACAGATCACTAAAAGAAATCAATTATGAAGGATTTCTTACAGCAGAGCTTTACACATATTCAAAAAATCCAGAGTATGCAGCAAAGATTACTTTTACATACCTAAAGAATTTGATGTTAAATCATGTTTATTGA
- a CDS encoding SDR family NAD(P)-dependent oxidoreductase has product MNELKGKKILITGGTGSLGQALTKRLLKSEVDVIRIFSRNENKQVMMQSELNDDRLRYLIGDIRDAPRLQRALEDIDIVFHAAALKHVPVVEYNPFEAINTNVIGSRNVIEACLHEDVEIAVGVGTDKAVSPLNTYGATKLLMEKLFVTASNYLDKKRHKTKFIALRYGNVLGSSGSVIPKFIQQIKSKQKLTITSPEMTRFSITMEEALDFILSSTFAGKGSEIFVPKLKAYTIETVKESLQELLGNTGEEKIPVRQGEKYHETLINADELRNTLEGNTRYMILQRSLSDDEIRQKYPDMKRTALTESYSSDKVELIKKDMLKELIGKSDLL; this is encoded by the coding sequence ATGAATGAGCTAAAGGGCAAGAAAATTCTCATCACAGGTGGAACTGGTTCTTTAGGACAGGCATTAACAAAAAGACTGTTAAAATCAGAAGTTGATGTTATCCGCATTTTTAGTAGAAATGAAAACAAACAGGTTATGATGCAATCAGAGTTAAATGATGATAGGCTAAGATATTTGATTGGAGATATTAGAGATGCTCCGAGATTACAGAGGGCATTAGAAGATATAGATATTGTATTTCATGCAGCTGCGCTAAAACATGTACCAGTGGTTGAATACAATCCATTTGAAGCAATCAATACAAATGTTATAGGATCTCGCAATGTCATTGAGGCATGTCTTCATGAAGATGTAGAGATTGCCGTAGGGGTCGGTACTGACAAGGCTGTATCGCCTCTAAACACATACGGGGCAACAAAGCTACTAATGGAGAAATTATTTGTTACAGCAAGTAATTACTTGGATAAAAAACGTCACAAGACAAAATTCATAGCTCTGAGATATGGCAATGTTTTAGGAAGTAGTGGTTCGGTTATTCCCAAGTTTATTCAACAGATAAAATCAAAACAAAAACTTACCATTACAAGTCCAGAGATGACACGATTCAGTATCACTATGGAGGAGGCGCTGGATTTTATTTTATCTTCTACGTTTGCAGGAAAAGGCTCAGAAATTTTTGTGCCAAAATTAAAAGCATATACAATTGAAACAGTCAAAGAATCATTACAGGAACTACTTGGAAATACAGGCGAAGAAAAAATACCTGTAAGACAGGGAGAAAAATACCATGAGACATTGATAAACGCAGATGAACTTCGAAATACTTTAGAAGGCAATACAAGATACATGATACTTCAGCGTTCACTTTCTGATGATGAAATTAGGCAAAAATATCCAGATATGAAAAGAACTGCGTTGACTGAGTCATATTCATCAGATAAAGTGGAACTGATTAAAAAAGACATGTTAAAAGAACTTATTGGAAAATCCGATTTACTTTAA
- a CDS encoding glycosyltransferase family protein: MIGCIIQARTGSSRLPGKAMKLLDKKNTILHYVVSQLQHSELLDDIVIATTDLEEDNVIAKFAQENKFKFFRGSEKDVLDRHYQCAKKFAFSTIVRIPSDKPLIDPQIVDSVIKVFLKSKYDYVSNFLPYTFPYGTEVEVFSFEALEKTWKMAKLPSEREHVTPYIYNHKDEFKIFNVTSSKDLSHLRWEVDREKDLELVKIIVERIKNRPILLKDIMNLYLEEPTLFNMNKNDNPNEGYLKSLKEDKEFVKKEKSKHG, translated from the coding sequence ATGATTGGATGTATAATTCAAGCAAGAACTGGTTCTTCACGATTACCTGGTAAAGCAATGAAATTACTAGACAAAAAAAATACTATTCTTCACTATGTTGTAAGTCAGCTTCAACACTCTGAGTTACTAGATGACATTGTAATTGCAACAACAGATCTTGAAGAAGACAATGTAATTGCAAAATTTGCGCAAGAAAATAAATTCAAATTTTTTAGAGGCTCTGAAAAAGATGTTTTAGATAGGCATTATCAGTGTGCAAAAAAATTTGCATTTTCCACAATTGTTAGGATTCCGTCAGATAAACCATTGATAGATCCTCAGATAGTAGACAGTGTAATTAAAGTTTTTTTAAAGTCTAAATACGATTATGTCTCAAATTTTCTTCCATATACTTTTCCATATGGAACAGAAGTGGAGGTGTTTTCTTTTGAAGCGTTAGAGAAAACTTGGAAGATGGCAAAATTGCCATCAGAACGGGAACATGTTACGCCTTACATTTACAATCATAAAGATGAGTTTAAGATATTCAATGTAACCAGCTCAAAGGATCTTTCACATTTAAGATGGGAAGTAGACAGAGAAAAGGATTTAGAATTAGTAAAAATAATTGTGGAACGCATCAAAAATAGACCTATACTCCTTAAGGATATAATGAACTTGTACTTGGAGGAACCAACCTTGTTTAATATGAACAAAAACGATAATCCAAATGAAGGCTACTTGAAATCATTAAAAGAAGATAAAGAATTTGTCAAAAAAGAGAAAAGCAAACATGGCTAA
- a CDS encoding UbiA family prenyltransferase — MIKSYFQLVRFPGIFTAFSNILLGFFLSSEFIIDWLNLFPLLAASGFLFLAGMTLNDYFDYNIDKNERPDRPLPSGKISRKATLYLGIALFVAANISASFVGFQAVMISVIMTILILAYDIKLKNIKTIGILNLSSIRFLNVILGSSMVLFNFEIIWMSIPIAIFVAGISTLAKTESSIYPRKAKITNLVLVLFTISYVMVLTYDSGFTHWLVLGVFVIVNYLPWMVIKEKSSKTTQKIVTIQLLSIPLLDAILVMAFSNIVFAIVTMSMIFPAYVALRKLYLT, encoded by the coding sequence ATGATAAAATCATATTTTCAGCTAGTACGATTTCCAGGTATCTTTACTGCATTCTCAAATATTCTTTTAGGGTTTTTTTTATCTTCAGAATTTATTATAGATTGGCTTAATCTATTTCCACTTCTTGCAGCCTCAGGTTTTTTATTTTTAGCTGGAATGACGCTAAATGATTATTTTGATTACAATATAGATAAAAATGAACGACCAGACAGACCACTTCCCTCAGGAAAAATATCCAGAAAAGCAACACTGTATCTTGGCATTGCATTGTTTGTTGCCGCAAACATTTCTGCATCTTTTGTTGGATTTCAAGCAGTAATGATATCTGTCATTATGACAATTCTCATCTTAGCATATGACATAAAACTAAAAAATATCAAAACCATTGGAATCTTAAATCTTTCATCCATACGATTTTTGAATGTTATTTTAGGTTCCAGTATGGTTCTTTTTAATTTTGAAATTATCTGGATGTCAATCCCAATTGCAATTTTTGTAGCAGGAATTAGCACTCTTGCAAAAACCGAAAGTTCCATTTATCCAAGAAAAGCAAAAATCACTAATCTGGTCCTTGTTTTATTCACCATATCTTATGTTATGGTTTTAACATATGATAGTGGGTTTACTCATTGGCTAGTTCTTGGAGTGTTTGTTATAGTTAATTATTTACCTTGGATGGTTATCAAAGAAAAATCCTCCAAGACCACGCAAAAAATAGTAACGATTCAACTACTTTCAATTCCTCTTTTAGATGCAATTTTGGTCATGGCTTTTTCTAATATTGTTTTTGCAATAGTGACAATGTCTATGATATTTCCAGCATATGTTGCTTTACGAAAATTATACTTGACATAA
- a CDS encoding N-acetylneuraminate synthase family protein has translation MKTTVIAEIGSNWEGSVPKGIKIIKECKKAGADVVKFQMWRASDLYSPTHPQWKVIKKSELTFDKVKKLKKAADSIGIEFLCSAFYPEAINFLEKLGVKRYKVASRTCLFKDPHSKETLDLEASTKKPIIISMGMGGDKNLIKKIFGKNKITFCYCISEYPLEFKKINWTDAIQYDGFSDHTIGITAPIMYAILKKQQGSKNILIEKHVKSKNSKGPDAETSIDTEKLADLISHIRLVEKANLN, from the coding sequence TTGAAAACGACAGTAATAGCAGAGATTGGTTCTAACTGGGAAGGCAGTGTGCCAAAAGGAATCAAAATTATAAAAGAATGCAAAAAGGCAGGAGCAGACGTCGTAAAGTTTCAGATGTGGCGTGCAAGTGATTTGTATTCTCCAACTCATCCTCAATGGAAAGTCATTAAAAAATCAGAACTAACATTTGATAAAGTAAAAAAACTAAAAAAGGCAGCTGATTCAATTGGCATTGAATTTCTATGCAGTGCATTTTATCCTGAAGCAATAAATTTTCTTGAAAAACTCGGTGTCAAACGATATAAAGTTGCATCAAGAACATGCTTGTTCAAAGATCCACACTCAAAGGAAACACTGGATCTCGAAGCATCAACCAAAAAACCAATAATAATCAGTATGGGAATGGGTGGAGATAAAAATCTAATAAAAAAAATATTTGGCAAAAACAAGATCACTTTCTGTTATTGCATCTCTGAATATCCTCTAGAGTTTAAGAAAATTAATTGGACAGATGCAATCCAATATGACGGATTTTCAGATCATACCATAGGGATTACGGCACCAATAATGTATGCCATTTTAAAGAAACAACAAGGCTCTAAGAACATACTTATTGAAAAACATGTCAAATCAAAAAATTCCAAAGGACCTGATGCAGAAACATCCATTGATACAGAAAAACTGGCAGATCTGATTTCTCACATTAGGCTTGTTGAAAAAGCAAATCTTAACTAA
- a CDS encoding TatD family hydrolase, with protein MYSRTTDDYEKMILSGIKTVIEPSFWLGQARTSSKTLIDYWEYLINFERARAKGFGINHYCAISVNPKEANNSQLANESLDVMANYLSKEGVVAVGEIGFDMITKEEEKVFTRQLIMAEELKMPVIIHTPHINKLEGIKKTFDIIKNCNATKSRIIIDHNTEETIELSLSFDVMVGITVYPYTKVSSIRAVNMLKKYGTDRILINSSADWGISDPLSVPKTAIQMEKDGFSKNEIEQLLFHNPNNFFKQSKNYISL; from the coding sequence ATGTATTCTAGAACGACAGATGATTATGAAAAGATGATTTTATCTGGGATTAAGACTGTTATAGAACCTTCATTTTGGCTTGGGCAAGCACGTACTTCATCAAAGACCCTGATTGATTATTGGGAGTATCTGATAAATTTTGAACGAGCAAGAGCTAAGGGATTTGGTATAAATCATTATTGTGCCATTTCTGTAAATCCAAAAGAAGCCAATAACTCACAACTTGCAAATGAATCATTAGATGTTATGGCTAACTATCTTAGTAAAGAAGGGGTTGTAGCAGTTGGCGAGATAGGATTTGATATGATTACCAAAGAAGAAGAAAAAGTGTTTACACGACAATTGATAATGGCTGAAGAACTTAAAATGCCAGTTATTATTCACACCCCACATATCAACAAATTGGAAGGAATAAAAAAAACATTTGATATTATAAAAAATTGCAATGCCACAAAATCAAGAATTATAATAGATCATAATACCGAAGAAACAATCGAACTTTCTTTGTCTTTTGATGTGATGGTAGGAATTACTGTTTATCCGTATACCAAAGTGAGCTCCATAAGAGCAGTTAATATGTTAAAAAAATATGGCACAGATAGGATTTTGATCAACAGTTCTGCAGATTGGGGAATATCTGATCCTCTAAGTGTGCCTAAAACTGCAATCCAAATGGAAAAAGACGGTTTTAGTAAAAACGAGATTGAGCAATTACTTTTTCATAACCCAAATAATTTTTTTAAACAATCAAAAAATTACATTTCATTATAG